In Daucus carota subsp. sativus chromosome 4, DH1 v3.0, whole genome shotgun sequence, one DNA window encodes the following:
- the LOC108215788 gene encoding AT-rich interactive domain-containing protein 3 isoform X2 translates to MTRLGRYDQVLLEYERHKSQNIKPRLDLPSVPEPLAAGNVTTGSGRATRDAATHAMQGWHAQHPYGYEEIAQPNIKTVPPVLILVLVLIADWVKINVRENIDFFEVYALVPGLLREELLEFLKFAKKLLQLGKHASDVERVIT, encoded by the exons ATGACCAGACTCGGGCGCTATGATCAG GTACTGTTAGAATATGAAAGGCATAAGTCGCAAAATATTAAGCCACGACTTGATCTTCCATCTGTTCCTGAGCCTCTGGCAGCTGGAAATGTG ACAACAGGGTCAGGTAGGGCAACAAGAGATGCTGCAACTCACGCGATGCAGGGATGGCATGCACAGCATCCTTATGGCTATGAAGAGATAGCTCAGCCAAATATCAAG ACGGTTCCTCCAGTTTTGATTTTGGTCCTTGTGCTGATTGCCGATTGGGTGAAGATAAATGTAAGAGAGAAT ATTGATTTTTTTGAAGTCTATGCTTTAGTCCCAGGTCTTTTGCGGGAGGAG CTCCTGGAATTTCTAAAATTTGCAAAGAAATTGCTCCAGTTGGGTAAACATGCTTCTGATGTCGAAAGGGTAATCACCTAG
- the LOC108215788 gene encoding AT-rich interactive domain-containing protein 3 isoform X1, whose translation MTRLGRYDQVLLEYERHKSQNIKPRLDLPSVPEPLAAGNVTTGSGRATRDAATHAMQGWHAQHPYGYEEIAQPNIKTVPPVLILVLVLIADWVKINVRENIDFFEVYALVPGLLREEKLLEFLKFAKKLLQLGKHASDVERVIT comes from the exons ATGACCAGACTCGGGCGCTATGATCAG GTACTGTTAGAATATGAAAGGCATAAGTCGCAAAATATTAAGCCACGACTTGATCTTCCATCTGTTCCTGAGCCTCTGGCAGCTGGAAATGTG ACAACAGGGTCAGGTAGGGCAACAAGAGATGCTGCAACTCACGCGATGCAGGGATGGCATGCACAGCATCCTTATGGCTATGAAGAGATAGCTCAGCCAAATATCAAG ACGGTTCCTCCAGTTTTGATTTTGGTCCTTGTGCTGATTGCCGATTGGGTGAAGATAAATGTAAGAGAGAAT ATTGATTTTTTTGAAGTCTATGCTTTAGTCCCAGGTCTTTTGCGGGAGGAG AAGCTCCTGGAATTTCTAAAATTTGCAAAGAAATTGCTCCAGTTGGGTAAACATGCTTCTGATGTCGAAAGGGTAATCACCTAG
- the LOC108215788 gene encoding AT-rich interactive domain-containing protein 3 isoform X3, with protein sequence MTRLGRYDQVLLEYERHKSQNIKPRLDLPSVPEPLAAGNVTTGSGRATRDAATHAMQGWHAQHPYGYEEIAQPNIKTVPPVLILVLVLIADWVKINVRENIDFFEVYALVPGLLREEVKVKSDPKGRLVMSG encoded by the exons ATGACCAGACTCGGGCGCTATGATCAG GTACTGTTAGAATATGAAAGGCATAAGTCGCAAAATATTAAGCCACGACTTGATCTTCCATCTGTTCCTGAGCCTCTGGCAGCTGGAAATGTG ACAACAGGGTCAGGTAGGGCAACAAGAGATGCTGCAACTCACGCGATGCAGGGATGGCATGCACAGCATCCTTATGGCTATGAAGAGATAGCTCAGCCAAATATCAAG ACGGTTCCTCCAGTTTTGATTTTGGTCCTTGTGCTGATTGCCGATTGGGTGAAGATAAATGTAAGAGAGAAT ATTGATTTTTTTGAAGTCTATGCTTTAGTCCCAGGTCTTTTGCGGGAGGAG GTTAAGGTGAAATCAGATCCAAAAGGACGGCTTGTTATGTCGGGTTAA
- the LOC108215787 gene encoding AT-hook motif nuclear-localized protein 27 — protein sequence MEGFKSNQTGGSASSPYVQQFLSPRDQGDQGDSEKVRVRVQPVAPSSPLHRPRGRPPGSKNKPKAPVVVTRDTPNTLRCHVLEVAAGTDIVECLNEYARRGEKGVFVMSGRGTVSNVNIRQVPSGIVALQGGFEILGLSGAVLPAPVPTGAGGLSIILAGGQGQMLGGIVVGPLIATEKVVLIAAVFPNVVFERLPVEDQEADGNAGGQSAGSQSSGVSGGVGLPLFHVEGNVATPPGPAHSTFAFSADLSGWGGSNVAIKPPF from the coding sequence ATGGAAGGCTTTAAGAGTAACCAAACAGGAGGAAGCGCTTCTTCTCCCTATGTGCAGCAGTTTCTGTCTCCTCGTGATCAGGGTGATCAAGGTGATTCTGAGAAGGTCCGGGTCCGGGTCCAGCCGGTGGCTCCTTCGTCCCCGCTTCACCGCCCGAGAGGCCGTCCTCCTGGCTCCAAGAACAAGCCCAAAGCGCCGGTTGTGGTGACGCGGGACACTCCCAACACGCTCCGTTGCCACGTGCTGGAGGTGGCTGCGGGGACTGACATAGTGGAGTGTCTCAATGAGTATGCCAGGCGAGGCGAGAAGGGGGTGTTTGTCATGAGTGGGAGGGGGACGGTTTCGAATGTCAACATCCGCCAGGTTCCTTCAGGCATTGTTGCTTTGCAGGGCGGGTTCGAGATTCTGGGGCTTTCTGGAGCTGTGCTTCCTGCACCTGTCCCGACGGGAGCTGGGGGCTTGTCCATCATTCTGGCTGGGGGACAGGGACAGATGCTTGGAGGGATTGTGGTGGGTCCGCTCATCGCGACAGAGAAGGTTGTTCTGATAGCAGCTGTGTTCCCTAACGTCGTGTTTGAGCGTCTGCCAGTGGAGGACCAGGAAGCAGATGGGAATGCTGGTGGTCAGTCTGCGGGATCGCAGTCGTCTGGTGTGTCAGGTGGTGTTGGTCTCCCTCTGTTTCATGTGGAAGGCAATGTGGCGACTCCTCCTGGTCCGGCTCACAGCACTTTTGCATTTTCTGCAGACTTGTCTGGATGGGGTGGAAGCAATGTTGCAATCAAGCCTCCCTTCTAG